The following coding sequences lie in one Allochromatium vinosum DSM 180 genomic window:
- a CDS encoding ATP-binding protein, whose protein sequence is MSQHPPPNLQDILSPDGFYVLRRAAEALYEQRRGHRPKNTAADLSIHDLESLIEELRLHQIELELQNESLRATRNLLEQSLQRYEDLYQEAPVALLTLSEDGTIREANQSAATLLDEPRSALIGRRLGLWISEDRRPAFNTLLADVLSGECRRRLELRLVIQHRPACWVLAETTLVKPTVAREIRLALTDISERKALEEQLRQGEALWDSEERLCSLNAELEARGAVRIAEVNAANAAKSHLLAHMSHEIRTPLNVITGLAELLEQGELNAQQQHQVRRIQEAGESLLGILDDILDLSRIEAGKLGIARQPFELHKLLARIESFQGRCARAKGLSLDLDIPPLPAGAFLGDPLRLEQVLNNLIGNAIKFTNTGGITLRIQVREAETDTPYLHFEVEDTGIGIEPQILEDLFQPFVQADANLTRSRGGTGLGLAISKHLVELMGGKIGAVSQPGRGSTFWFDLPLEHMERRRHNRTLPTPSTVKIATSALSGWHVLVVDDSPMNQEVVEQALSLAGAAVTLADDGVQALQRLRSDPGAYQAVLMDVQMPVMDGLTATRRIREELGLHDLPIIGLSAGVLLHERQAALDAGMNAVLNKPIRLKQIIATLLHWSTAGTDVTPPATGSIAPTDAWMETFPVIPGIDRQQAAEILCGNQTMFRNLLGLLAVDGRNLVGRVHQDLARGQRQEAAARLHNLKSHAGSLGALAIQDLAKRLEEAIDRGEKDLDADLDGLNQQLRDLIEASAHWLKS, encoded by the coding sequence ATGAGCCAACATCCGCCACCCAACCTCCAGGACATCCTGAGTCCGGACGGGTTCTATGTGCTCCGTCGCGCCGCCGAGGCGCTCTACGAGCAGCGACGCGGCCATCGACCGAAGAACACGGCGGCCGACCTCTCCATCCATGACCTGGAGAGCCTCATCGAAGAGCTGCGGCTCCACCAGATCGAGCTGGAGTTACAGAACGAAAGCCTGCGCGCTACCCGCAATCTGCTCGAGCAAAGCCTGCAACGGTATGAAGACCTCTATCAGGAGGCGCCGGTCGCACTGCTGACGCTGAGCGAGGACGGCACCATCCGCGAGGCCAACCAGTCGGCGGCCACCCTGCTGGATGAACCCCGGTCTGCGCTCATCGGCCGGCGCCTGGGTCTCTGGATCAGCGAGGACAGGCGCCCGGCCTTCAACACGCTGCTGGCTGATGTCCTGTCGGGCGAGTGCCGACGGCGCCTTGAGTTGAGACTTGTGATCCAGCATCGCCCCGCCTGCTGGGTGCTGGCCGAGACCACCCTCGTCAAACCCACGGTTGCGCGCGAGATCCGACTGGCGTTGACCGACATCAGCGAGCGCAAGGCGCTGGAAGAGCAGCTCCGCCAGGGTGAAGCACTGTGGGACAGCGAGGAGCGACTTTGCTCCCTCAATGCCGAACTCGAAGCCAGGGGCGCCGTCCGGATCGCCGAGGTCAACGCCGCCAACGCGGCCAAGAGCCATTTACTGGCTCACATGAGCCACGAGATCCGCACACCGCTGAACGTCATCACCGGCCTGGCCGAGCTGCTCGAACAGGGTGAACTGAATGCCCAGCAACAGCATCAGGTCCGGCGTATCCAGGAGGCCGGCGAGAGCCTGCTCGGTATCCTCGACGACATCCTGGATCTCTCCAGGATCGAGGCCGGAAAGCTCGGCATCGCCCGCCAGCCCTTCGAACTCCACAAACTCCTCGCCCGGATCGAAAGCTTCCAGGGACGCTGCGCCCGCGCCAAAGGGTTATCGCTAGATCTCGATATCCCGCCGCTACCGGCCGGCGCCTTCCTGGGTGATCCGCTGCGACTGGAACAGGTGCTCAACAACCTCATCGGTAACGCCATCAAATTCACCAACACGGGTGGCATCACACTGCGCATCCAGGTACGGGAAGCCGAAACCGACACGCCCTACCTGCATTTCGAGGTGGAGGATACGGGCATCGGCATCGAACCCCAGATACTCGAAGATCTCTTCCAGCCCTTCGTCCAGGCCGATGCGAACCTCACTCGCAGCCGTGGCGGCACCGGACTCGGACTGGCCATCAGCAAGCATCTGGTCGAACTCATGGGCGGTAAAATTGGCGCCGTCAGCCAGCCCGGACGAGGCTCGACCTTTTGGTTCGACTTGCCGCTCGAACACATGGAGCGCCGACGGCACAATCGCACGCTGCCCACCCCAAGCACCGTCAAGATAGCCACGAGTGCCCTGTCGGGTTGGCATGTACTCGTGGTCGATGACAGTCCGATGAACCAGGAAGTCGTCGAGCAGGCTCTGAGCCTGGCAGGAGCGGCTGTCACCCTGGCCGACGACGGCGTCCAAGCGTTGCAACGGCTCAGATCCGATCCCGGCGCCTACCAGGCGGTACTGATGGACGTCCAGATGCCGGTGATGGACGGTCTCACAGCCACGCGCCGGATCCGCGAGGAGTTGGGTCTGCACGATCTGCCGATCATCGGACTCAGTGCCGGCGTGCTGCTCCATGAACGACAGGCCGCCCTGGACGCTGGGATGAATGCTGTGCTGAACAAGCCCATCCGGTTGAAACAGATCATCGCCACCCTGCTCCACTGGTCGACTGCGGGCACGGACGTGACGCCGCCAGCAACAGGCTCGATCGCGCCGACGGACGCCTGGATGGAGACCTTTCCCGTGATCCCCGGCATCGATCGGCAGCAGGCCGCCGAGATTCTCTGCGGCAACCAGACGATGTTTCGGAATCTGCTCGGACTCCTGGCGGTGGACGGTCGCAATCTGGTCGGTCGCGTGCATCAAGACCTGGCTCGGGGGCAGCGGCAGGAGGCCGCCGCGCGGCTGCACAATCTCAAGAGCCATGCCGGCAGCCTGGGCGCTCTAGCCATCCAGGACTTGGCCAAACGCTTGGAAGAGGCCATCGATCGCGGTGAAAAAGACCTCGACGCGGACTTGGATGGGTTGAATCAGCAGTTGCGAGATCTCATTGAAGCCAGCGCACACTGGCTGAAATCATAA
- a CDS encoding alkaline phosphatase family protein — METKHTPDYSGGGLLNLMSSLIQARGGRGEHPPLAGLALDDLTRATNLVLLVVDGLGADWLARHAPDGLLSRARWGAISSVFPSTTASAIPTFLTGLSPLQHGLTGWFTYFGELGSVMAVLPGRPRYGGVSYRAAGIDPRRLFPHRSIFDRIGTRGIAVSPRFIAYSDFNRAHLGRGEVRPFESLPEMFQQTLRVLRPRRHWGRSSATPERRYLYLYWPELDRIGHEHGMEGAAALAHLAEIEQALEAFLSAAAGTDTVLLVCADHGQIDTRPEDVIDLTQHPNLVECLTLPLCGEPRAAWATVRADSARRFEDYCAGELGDMVELIPSRQVIADGLLGPGPAHPRIRDRVGDYCLLPRARHVLRQTLPFEEPHIHVGVHGGLSESELRVPLCLFEL; from the coding sequence ATGGAAACCAAGCACACACCCGACTACAGCGGCGGCGGCCTGCTGAATCTGATGAGCAGCCTGATCCAGGCGCGCGGCGGACGCGGCGAGCATCCGCCGCTGGCCGGACTGGCGCTGGACGATCTGACGCGCGCGACCAATCTGGTGCTGCTGGTCGTCGACGGACTGGGCGCGGACTGGCTGGCGCGGCACGCACCGGATGGGTTGCTGAGCCGGGCACGCTGGGGGGCGATCAGTTCCGTGTTTCCATCGACCACGGCCTCGGCGATCCCGACCTTTCTCACCGGGCTGTCGCCGCTCCAGCATGGGCTGACCGGCTGGTTCACCTATTTCGGCGAGCTGGGATCAGTGATGGCAGTCCTGCCCGGTCGGCCGCGCTATGGCGGGGTGTCGTATCGTGCGGCCGGGATCGATCCGCGCCGGCTCTTCCCCCATCGCTCGATCTTCGACCGTATCGGCACGCGCGGTATCGCCGTCTCGCCGCGCTTCATCGCCTATTCGGACTTCAATCGCGCGCATCTCGGGCGCGGCGAGGTGCGGCCGTTCGAGTCGCTGCCGGAGATGTTCCAGCAGACGCTGCGCGTACTCCGGCCGCGGCGACATTGGGGGCGTTCGTCGGCAACGCCCGAGCGGCGCTATCTCTATCTCTACTGGCCGGAACTCGACCGCATCGGGCATGAGCACGGCATGGAGGGTGCGGCCGCCCTCGCCCATCTGGCCGAGATCGAACAGGCGCTGGAGGCGTTTCTGAGCGCGGCGGCAGGGACGGATACGGTGCTGCTGGTGTGCGCCGATCATGGCCAGATCGACACCCGGCCCGAGGATGTCATCGATCTCACGCAGCACCCCAATCTAGTCGAGTGTCTGACGCTGCCGCTGTGCGGCGAGCCGCGCGCGGCATGGGCCACGGTACGTGCCGACAGTGCGCGGCGTTTCGAAGACTATTGCGCCGGCGAGCTGGGCGATATGGTCGAACTGATACCGAGCCGGCAGGTGATCGCGGACGGTCTGCTCGGACCCGGACCAGCGCATCCGCGCATCCGCGATCGGGTGGGTGATTACTGTCTGCTGCCGCGCGCGCGGCACGTCCTGCGCCAGACTCTGCCCTTCGAGGAGCCGCACATCCATGTCGGCGTCCATGGGGGGCTGAGTGAATCCGAACTCAGGGTGCCGCTGTGTCTGTTCGAGCTGTAG
- the amrB gene encoding AmmeMemoRadiSam system protein B — MPTIRQPAVADRFYPGDPVELGRMLDALLADSPASAASRPGTAPPKALIVPHAGYIYSGPIAATAYATLAPVHDQIHRVVLLGPSHRLPFMGLAATSADVFATPLGPVPIDRAAVERTLTLPQVRLLDAAHAQEHSLEVQLPFLQRVLDDFSLVPLVVGEAAPESVAEVLDLLWGGPETLILVSSDLTHYLDYRTAQRIDAATSEAIEALRPEAIGSDQACGRAPLNGLLTLARRRGLQAETLDRRNSGDTAGSRDQVVGYGAYAIH, encoded by the coding sequence ATGCCAACGATTCGACAGCCCGCCGTGGCCGATCGATTCTATCCAGGCGATCCCGTCGAGCTGGGCAGGATGCTCGATGCCCTGCTCGCCGATTCGCCTGCGTCGGCCGCATCCCGCCCCGGCACGGCGCCGCCCAAGGCACTGATCGTGCCTCATGCCGGTTACATCTACTCCGGTCCCATCGCCGCCACCGCCTATGCCACGCTGGCGCCGGTGCACGATCAGATCCATCGGGTCGTGCTGCTGGGTCCATCGCATCGGTTGCCCTTCATGGGACTGGCGGCGACCAGCGCCGATGTCTTCGCCACCCCGCTCGGCCCGGTTCCCATCGACCGTGCGGCCGTCGAGCGCACCCTGACGCTGCCGCAGGTCCGGCTGCTCGATGCCGCGCACGCCCAGGAGCACAGTCTGGAGGTCCAGTTGCCCTTCCTGCAACGGGTGCTCGACGACTTCAGTCTGGTGCCGCTCGTGGTCGGTGAGGCCGCACCCGAATCGGTGGCCGAGGTGCTGGATCTGCTCTGGGGCGGACCCGAGACCCTGATCCTGGTCAGCTCGGACCTGACGCACTATCTGGACTACCGCACCGCTCAGCGCATCGATGCCGCGACCTCCGAGGCCATCGAGGCGCTGCGTCCCGAGGCGATCGGCTCTGATCAGGCCTGCGGCCGTGCTCCGTTGAACGGACTGCTGACCCTGGCGCGACGGCGCGGACTCCAGGCCGAGACCCTGGATCGGCGCAACTCGGGGGATACGGCCGGATCACGCGATCAGGTGGTGGGCTATGGCGCCTATGCCATCCATTGA
- a CDS encoding molybdopterin-containing oxidoreductase family protein, with protein MSTKPSTCYECDANCPIQVEFDDGGEPVAVKGPDCPRCYAQLDRRNHPDRLLYPLKRVGPRGSGQFERISWDEALGTIAERLSATRDEHGAPSVAFFAGYTKEARPQLQRLAHAFGSPNYLTESGCCFSATMVAEKVTFGYKIKTTSTVVSPKTRCHLIWSTNPRGSIPPFDTHGLVTLKPGRRMIVVDPRRTPMVDQADIHLQIRPGTDGALALGFHHLIFANGWQDQTFLDQWCSGVDAFRDYVAEFTPERVASICGISASDLRAAVALFATTQPAQITLSPTATVQHSNGFQNHRALILLSAVTGNLDREGGNRFFNDKVMPKPIELFDHCRNNLPPRIGDEVYPVWTKYWPAGQSMLLPDCILDGRPQRVRSLLAMGINTAMWPNSKRMEQALGSLDFFAATDFFHNPATLQADIVLPAATSLERPALIAYPGCAYQGELRYRRPVVAPRGEARPDGQIFLELGVRLGMGDQFWNGDLEASWAEAAEGIPDEIREEVYSNPDGVTVYAGAIEDLVEHGFLDADRLYRLRGFPTASGKVEFDSAELRAAGHDGLPIYREPAESPVSTPEIARDYPLVLTSGARTKFDTHSQHQYIQRMRRAIPNPLVEIHPSDAEPRGIRDGQSVEIRSPRGAVCFVARVTKRIKPGVVHCTHGWNSANVNELTDDRHLDPISGFPPFKSSLCEVAPVA; from the coding sequence ATGTCCACCAAGCCCAGCACCTGCTACGAATGCGATGCCAACTGCCCGATTCAGGTCGAGTTCGACGACGGCGGCGAACCCGTCGCGGTTAAGGGGCCGGACTGTCCGCGCTGTTACGCCCAGCTCGACCGGCGCAATCACCCCGATCGTCTGCTCTATCCGCTCAAGCGGGTCGGGCCGCGCGGCAGCGGTCAGTTCGAGCGCATCTCCTGGGACGAGGCGCTCGGCACCATCGCCGAACGGCTCAGCGCCACCCGTGATGAGCACGGCGCACCTTCAGTCGCCTTCTTCGCCGGCTACACCAAGGAAGCGCGTCCCCAGCTCCAACGGTTGGCGCACGCCTTCGGCTCGCCCAACTATCTGACCGAGAGCGGTTGCTGCTTCTCGGCGACCATGGTGGCCGAGAAAGTCACTTTCGGCTACAAGATCAAGACCACCTCGACCGTGGTCTCGCCCAAGACCCGCTGTCATCTGATCTGGTCGACCAATCCGCGCGGCTCGATCCCGCCGTTCGACACCCATGGTCTGGTGACGCTCAAGCCGGGGCGGCGCATGATCGTCGTCGACCCGCGCCGCACGCCCATGGTCGATCAGGCCGATATCCACCTCCAGATCCGTCCCGGCACCGATGGCGCGCTGGCGCTCGGCTTCCATCATCTGATCTTCGCCAATGGCTGGCAGGATCAGACCTTCCTGGATCAATGGTGCTCGGGCGTCGACGCCTTCAGGGACTATGTGGCTGAGTTCACGCCCGAGCGGGTCGCGTCCATCTGCGGCATCTCGGCGTCCGACCTGCGCGCGGCGGTCGCACTCTTCGCCACCACGCAGCCGGCCCAGATCACCCTGTCGCCGACCGCGACCGTTCAGCACAGCAACGGCTTCCAGAACCACCGCGCGCTCATCCTGCTCTCGGCCGTCACCGGCAATCTGGATCGTGAGGGCGGCAACCGCTTCTTCAACGACAAGGTGATGCCCAAGCCGATCGAGCTGTTCGATCATTGTCGCAACAACCTGCCGCCGCGCATCGGCGACGAGGTCTATCCGGTCTGGACCAAGTATTGGCCGGCGGGGCAGAGCATGCTGCTGCCCGACTGCATCCTCGACGGGCGTCCGCAGCGGGTGCGTTCCTTGCTGGCCATGGGCATCAACACCGCCATGTGGCCCAACTCCAAGCGCATGGAACAGGCGCTCGGATCGCTCGACTTCTTCGCCGCGACCGATTTCTTCCATAACCCGGCCACGCTTCAGGCCGACATCGTGCTGCCGGCGGCGACCAGTCTGGAACGCCCGGCGCTGATCGCCTATCCGGGCTGTGCCTATCAGGGCGAACTGCGCTATCGGCGGCCGGTGGTCGCGCCGCGCGGCGAGGCGCGTCCGGACGGACAGATCTTCCTGGAACTCGGCGTGCGGCTGGGCATGGGGGATCAGTTCTGGAACGGCGATCTGGAGGCCAGTTGGGCCGAGGCCGCCGAGGGCATTCCAGATGAGATCCGCGAGGAGGTCTACAGCAATCCCGATGGCGTCACCGTCTATGCCGGCGCCATCGAGGATCTGGTCGAGCATGGCTTTCTCGACGCCGACCGGCTCTATCGGCTGCGCGGCTTCCCGACCGCGAGCGGCAAGGTCGAGTTCGATTCGGCTGAACTGCGCGCCGCCGGTCACGACGGACTGCCGATCTATCGCGAACCGGCCGAGAGTCCGGTCTCGACGCCTGAGATCGCCCGCGACTATCCGCTGGTCCTGACCAGCGGGGCGCGAACCAAGTTCGATACCCATTCACAGCATCAGTACATTCAGCGGATGCGCCGGGCTATCCCTAATCCCCTGGTCGAGATCCATCCCAGCGATGCCGAGCCGCGCGGCATCCGGGATGGTCAATCGGTCGAGATCCGCTCGCCGCGCGGGGCCGTGTGTTTCGTCGCGCGCGTGACCAAGCGTATCAAGCCCGGCGTGGTCCACTGCACCCACGGCTGGAACAGCGCCAACGTCAACGAGCTGACCGACGACCGGCACCTCGACCCGATCAGCGGTTTTCCGCCGTTCAAGTCGAGCCTGTGCGAAGTCGCGCCCGTGGCCTGA
- a CDS encoding chemotaxis protein CheB: MSVRAVAPIVGIGASAGGLEDLDRFFGQVPPDSGLSFVVVLHLDPAHKGHLAERLQRCTTLQVEQVDESVRVSPDHVYLIAPNTGLSLRQGVLHRVGPAPMHGQHLPIDVFFRSLAQDRQEHSIGLVLSGMGRDGTLGLCAIKDAGGLTLVQDPAEARFDDMPRSAIAAGLADIVAPAEDLYGQLQACLRQARPPRPQRAVPPPSAMPDDLDTVIILLRNHTGHDFSLYKRSTLQRRVERRQRLHQLDEIAHYVRYLQDNPLEREQLFKEFLIGVTSFFRDPAAWDHLRDVVIPELLERRPSGAQIRAWVAGCSTGEEAYSLGIVFREAIERLSPPQSHSLQIFATDLDPVAIARARQGFYPLSIAADVSPERLQRFFTQENGSGYRIGKEVRELVIFAEQNVIQDPPFTRIDLIICRNLLIYMKMELQRQLLSLFHYSLNPGAVLFLGSAETVSGSGECFHTLDSKWRFFRRETPSLGQAPMHFNFPTLKALPANTATMTEGTQPIDLKALLNQVLLERVTPVTILANPHGEILYTTGRTGQYLEPPVGHASLNLFVMAREGLREVLPGLCRQAQKQPEGEPVLQRSVHVRTNGSFQWVDVAVHDLRDPAPLRGMLLVVFNEAPEPATKRRRTHRSGTAQPSAPEEREIQRLREALQSTREQMQTSQEELKSANEELQSTNEELQSTNEELTTSKEEMQSLNEELQTVNIELQAKVDDLSRVNDDMKNLLDSTEIATLFLEEDLRIRRFTSQAAKLINLIPGDVGRPVTQIASELLYPELAQDVAEVLRTLVFSEKLIGTQDGRWFNARILPYSTLDNRIDGVVVTLVDMTKAKRLENELRQALKELSRLAGVSATDQGGDAATNPPKHDDPSAVADA; the protein is encoded by the coding sequence GTGTCTGTTCGAGCTGTAGCACCCATCGTCGGCATCGGCGCTTCGGCCGGCGGTCTGGAAGACCTGGATCGATTCTTCGGTCAGGTTCCACCCGACAGCGGACTGTCCTTCGTCGTCGTCCTGCACCTCGATCCGGCACACAAGGGCCATCTGGCCGAACGCCTGCAACGCTGCACGACACTTCAGGTGGAGCAGGTCGACGAGTCCGTCCGGGTCAGTCCCGATCATGTCTATCTGATCGCACCCAACACGGGTCTGTCACTCCGGCAGGGTGTGCTGCATCGTGTCGGGCCGGCCCCCATGCACGGCCAGCACCTACCCATCGATGTCTTCTTTCGCTCGCTCGCGCAGGATCGGCAGGAACACAGTATCGGCCTCGTTCTCTCGGGTATGGGCCGCGACGGCACCCTGGGATTGTGCGCGATCAAGGACGCCGGCGGTCTCACCCTGGTCCAGGATCCTGCAGAGGCCCGATTCGACGACATGCCGCGCAGCGCCATCGCTGCCGGTCTCGCCGACATCGTGGCACCGGCCGAAGACCTGTACGGCCAACTCCAGGCCTGTCTGCGCCAAGCCAGACCGCCAAGACCGCAACGGGCCGTTCCGCCTCCGTCTGCGATGCCCGATGATCTGGATACGGTGATCATCCTGCTACGCAATCACACCGGACATGACTTCTCGCTGTACAAGCGGAGCACCCTCCAGCGTCGCGTCGAACGGCGCCAGCGTCTGCACCAGCTCGACGAGATCGCGCACTATGTCCGCTATCTCCAGGACAACCCACTGGAGCGCGAACAACTGTTCAAGGAATTCCTGATCGGCGTCACCAGCTTCTTTCGCGATCCCGCCGCCTGGGACCATCTGCGCGACGTCGTGATCCCCGAACTCCTGGAGCGCCGGCCCAGCGGCGCCCAGATCCGCGCCTGGGTCGCCGGCTGTTCCACCGGCGAGGAAGCCTATTCACTGGGCATCGTCTTTCGCGAGGCGATCGAACGGCTGTCCCCGCCCCAGTCCCATTCGCTCCAGATCTTCGCCACGGATCTCGACCCGGTGGCCATCGCCAGAGCACGACAGGGTTTCTACCCGCTGAGCATCGCCGCCGACGTCTCGCCGGAGCGGTTGCAGCGGTTCTTCACCCAGGAGAACGGCAGCGGTTATCGCATCGGCAAGGAGGTGCGCGAGCTGGTGATCTTCGCCGAGCAGAACGTCATCCAGGATCCGCCCTTCACACGGATCGACCTGATCATCTGCCGCAATCTGCTCATCTACATGAAGATGGAGTTGCAGCGCCAACTGCTATCGTTGTTTCATTACAGTCTCAACCCCGGCGCGGTCCTGTTCCTGGGTTCGGCCGAGACGGTCAGCGGCTCGGGCGAGTGTTTTCACACCCTGGACAGCAAGTGGCGTTTCTTCCGCCGCGAGACCCCGAGCCTTGGTCAAGCCCCGATGCATTTCAACTTCCCGACACTCAAGGCACTGCCCGCGAACACGGCGACGATGACCGAGGGGACACAACCCATCGACTTGAAGGCACTCCTCAATCAAGTGCTGCTGGAGCGCGTGACCCCAGTAACCATCCTCGCCAACCCGCATGGCGAGATCCTCTACACCACCGGACGCACGGGCCAGTATCTGGAGCCGCCCGTCGGTCATGCCAGCCTGAATCTCTTCGTCATGGCGCGCGAGGGTCTGCGCGAAGTCCTGCCCGGCCTCTGCCGGCAGGCACAAAAGCAGCCCGAGGGCGAGCCGGTCCTTCAGCGGAGTGTGCATGTCAGGACCAACGGCAGCTTCCAGTGGGTCGACGTTGCCGTACATGATCTGCGCGACCCCGCGCCACTGCGCGGCATGCTGCTCGTGGTCTTCAACGAGGCGCCCGAGCCGGCCACCAAGCGGCGGCGTACCCACAGGAGCGGCACGGCCCAGCCATCCGCACCGGAGGAACGCGAGATCCAGCGTCTACGCGAGGCGCTGCAAAGCACCCGCGAGCAGATGCAGACCTCTCAGGAGGAGCTGAAGTCGGCCAATGAGGAGTTGCAGTCCACCAACGAGGAGCTGCAATCGACCAACGAGGAACTCACCACCTCCAAGGAGGAGATGCAGTCGCTCAACGAGGAGCTACAGACCGTCAACATCGAGCTGCAAGCCAAGGTGGACGATCTCTCCAGAGTCAACGACGACATGAAGAATCTCCTCGACAGCACCGAGATCGCCACCCTGTTCCTGGAGGAGGATCTGCGTATCCGGCGCTTCACCTCCCAGGCGGCCAAGCTCATCAACCTGATCCCCGGCGACGTCGGACGACCGGTCACCCAGATCGCCTCCGAACTGCTCTATCCCGAACTGGCCCAGGACGTGGCCGAGGTGCTGCGCACCCTGGTCTTCAGCGAAAAGCTCATCGGCACCCAGGACGGACGCTGGTTCAACGCGCGCATCCTGCCCTACAGCACGCTGGACAACCGTATCGACGGCGTGGTCGTCACCCTGGTCGACATGACCAAGGCCAAGCGGCTGGAGAACGAGTTGCGTCAGGCTCTGAAGGAGCTCAGCCGTCTGGCCGGTGTGTCAGCGACGGACCAGGGCGGGGATGCGGCAACCAATCCGCCCAAACACGATGACCCATCAGCCGTCGCTGATGCTTGA
- the amrA gene encoding AmmeMemoRadiSam system protein A yields the protein MAPMPSIETAGERPVIYDATERAILLDIAARSIAHGLAHQRPLDLDPAEYPESLRAIRATFVTLERHADLRGCIGVLDAFRPLVTDVTRNAFAAAFEDPRFPPLRAAEYPELTLKLSVLTPAEPLTFGSEVELLAQIRPGVDGLILSDRGRRGTFLPSVWEQLPNPRDFLDHLKRKAGLPMGHWSDSLRVSRYGTESFGGPIDQIQRPA from the coding sequence ATGGCGCCTATGCCATCCATTGAGACGGCCGGCGAGCGGCCGGTCATCTATGACGCGACCGAGCGCGCGATCCTGCTCGACATCGCCGCGCGCTCGATCGCGCATGGGTTGGCGCACCAGCGCCCGCTGGATCTCGACCCGGCCGAGTATCCCGAATCGCTGCGCGCCATCCGCGCCACCTTCGTCACCCTGGAGCGCCACGCCGATCTGCGCGGCTGCATCGGCGTGCTGGACGCCTTCCGCCCGCTGGTCACGGACGTGACCCGGAACGCCTTCGCCGCCGCCTTCGAGGATCCGCGCTTCCCGCCGCTGCGCGCAGCCGAGTATCCCGAGTTGACGCTCAAACTCTCGGTCCTGACACCAGCCGAGCCGCTGACCTTCGGCTCCGAGGTCGAACTGCTGGCCCAGATCCGGCCGGGCGTCGACGGACTCATCCTCAGCGATCGGGGCCGGCGCGGCACCTTCCTGCCCTCGGTCTGGGAGCAACTGCCCAACCCGCGCGACTTTCTCGACCACCTCAAGCGCAAGGCCGGTCTGCCGATGGGCCACTGGTCCGACAGCCTGCGCGTCTCGCGCTATGGTACCGAGTCGTTCGGCGGACCGATCGACCAGATCCAACGGCCGGCTTGA
- a CDS encoding response regulator transcription factor yields the protein MTPEPVVYVIDDDPNFRQMLGWLFESVAIRMQEFGSAQDFLAKLDTLECGCLILDLRMPDMDGLALLETLRSRWMLLPVIVVSAHGEIPTAVRSLHLGAIDFLEKPVNHQRLLERVRAALEANLEFRRVFGSPRQLAERLASLTPREREVMEALVQGKANKVIAADLGASIRTIESHRANLMHKLGVRSLPGLVQLKLYLSNTNPFAS from the coding sequence GTGACGCCGGAACCCGTTGTCTATGTCATCGACGATGACCCAAACTTCCGCCAGATGCTAGGCTGGCTGTTCGAGTCGGTCGCTATTCGGATGCAGGAGTTCGGCTCGGCCCAGGACTTCCTGGCCAAGCTCGACACCCTGGAGTGTGGATGCCTCATCCTGGACCTGCGCATGCCCGACATGGATGGTCTGGCGCTCCTGGAGACCCTGCGTTCACGCTGGATGCTGCTGCCCGTGATCGTGGTCAGCGCCCATGGCGAGATCCCTACGGCGGTCCGCAGCCTGCATCTCGGCGCCATCGACTTCCTGGAGAAACCCGTCAACCATCAGCGGCTACTGGAGCGCGTCCGCGCCGCCCTGGAGGCGAACCTGGAGTTTCGCCGCGTCTTCGGCAGTCCTCGGCAACTGGCCGAGCGCCTGGCCAGCCTGACCCCGCGGGAGCGGGAAGTCATGGAGGCCCTGGTCCAGGGCAAAGCGAACAAGGTCATCGCCGCCGACCTCGGCGCCAGTATCCGCACCATCGAAAGCCATCGCGCGAACCTCATGCACAAACTCGGCGTCAGATCGCTGCCGGGGCTGGTGCAACTCAAGCTCTATCTCTCGAATACCAACCCATTCGCATCCTGA